In Malania oleifera isolate guangnan ecotype guangnan chromosome 8, ASM2987363v1, whole genome shotgun sequence, a single window of DNA contains:
- the LOC131162123 gene encoding pentatricopeptide repeat-containing protein At1g20230 isoform X2, which produces MTQQGLPAFRSFNHAIFQTLNSTAASLTHAQQAHGLLLKTGQSNETRLATKLLSIYAGHLCISDATLVFDSIPQPSVFSFSTLIHALSKLNRSDSVLRLFSRMISQGLLPDSYVLPSAVKACAGLSALKTGRVVHGFASTSGYARCGFADKAKELFFEMRNLGIEANSVSWNGMIAGFSHSGLHLEAVLMLQKMHLQGPSPDGTSISSVLSAVGSLEDLDLGVQIHGYVIKQGLALDKCVVSALIDMYGKCACTSEMLPVFDEMKEMDVGSCNALVAGLSRNGLVEDAIRVFAQFKGQDVELNVVSWTSMIACCSQNGRDAVALDIFREMQVAGVKPNSVTIPSLLPACGSIAALMHGKATHCFSLRRGISDDVYVGSALIDMYAKCGKIQASQLCFSGMPIKNLVCWNAIMSGYAMHGRAKEVLEIFHLMRKSDQEPDFISFTCVLSACSHGGLTEQGWYYFKVMSQEHGIEARMEHYACMVTLLGRAGKLEEAYSMIKKMPFKPDACVWGSLLSSCLVHKNVSLGETAAEELFELEPGNPGNYILLSNIYASKGMWNAVDRVRDAMKGMGLKKNPGCSWIEIKNKVHVLLAGDKAHPQMTQIIEKLYKLSMEMKKAGYYPISDVVLQDVEEQDKEQILCGHSEKLAVVLGLLNTSPGSPLRVIKNLRICGDCHAVIKFISSFEGREIFVRDTNRFHHFKDGECSCADYW; this is translated from the exons ATGACGCAGCAAGGTCTCCCTGCATTCCGCAGTTTCAACCATGCCATTTTCCAGACCCTCAATTCCACTGCAGCTTCTCTAACGCATGCGCAGCAAGCTCATGGCCTCCTGCTCAAAACCGGTCAATCCAACGAAACCCGTCTCGCCACCAAGCTTCTCTCCATCTACGCCGGTCATCTCTGCATTTCCGATGCAACCCTCGTTTTTGATTCGATCCCACAACCCAGTGTGTTCTCATTCTCTACTCTCATCCATGCCCTTTCGAAGCTCAATCGTTCCGATAGCGTCCTCCGACTGTTTTCTCGAATGATATCACAAGGCCTTTTGCCCGATAGCTACGTGCTACCCAGTGCCGTCAAAGCTTGCGCAGGTTTATCGGCGCTGAAAACCGGACGAGTGGTCCACGGCTTTGCTTCGACATCTG GTTATGCTCGTTGTGGGTTCGCAGATAAAGCGAAGGAGTTATTTTTTGAAATGAGAAATTTGGGGATTGAGGCCAATTCGGTATCCTGGAATGGGATGATTGCTGGGTTCAGTCATAGTGGGTTACATTTAGAGGCGGTTCTTATGTTGCAGAAGATGCATTTACAGGGACCGAGTCCCGATGGGACAAGCATTTCTAGTGTTTTATCTGCAGTAGGGAGCTTGGAAGATTTGGATTTGGGTGTTCAGATACATGGGTATGTCATCAAGCAGGGTCTTGCATTGGACAAGTGTGTTGTTAGTGCACTTATTGATATGTATGGGAAGTGTGCTTGCACATCTGAGATGTTGCCAGTGTTTGATGAAATGAAAGAAATGGATGTAGGTTCTTGCAATGCCTTGGTAGCAGGGCTCTCACGAAATGGTCTGGTTGAGGATGCAATAAGGGTCTTTGCACAATTCAAGGGCCAAGATGTGGAATTGAATGTTGTGTCTTGGACGTCAATGATTGCTTGTTGCTCCCAAAATGGGAGAGATGCTGTTGCTTTGGATATCTTCAGAGAAATGCAGGTTGCAGGTGTGAAGCCAAACTCTGTAACAATCCCTAGCCTACTACCAGCTTGTGGCAGTATTGCAGCGCTAATGCATGGGAAGGCGACCCATTGCTTCTCTCTTCGAAGGGGAATATCTGATGATGTTTATGTAGGCAGTGCATTAATTGATATGTATGCAAAGTGCGGAAAAATCCAAGCATCACAGCTTTGTTTTAGTGGGATGCCTATTAAAAACTTGGTTTGTTGGAATGCAATTATGAGTGGATATGCAATGCATGGAAGGGCTAAGGAGGTTTTGGAGATTTTCCATTTGATGCGGAAAAGTGACCAGGAGCCTGATTTTATCAGCTTCACTTGCGTGTTATCTGCGTGTAGCCATGGTGGCTTAACAGAACAAGGATGGTATTATTTTAAGGTCATGTCCCAAGAGCATGGGATTGAAGCTAGGATGGAGCATTATGCTTGTATGGTGACGCTTCTAGGTCGTGCAGGAAAACTTGAGGAGGCTTATTCCATGATCAAGAAAATGCCATTTAAACCTGATGCTTGTGTTTGGGGTTCTTTGCTTAGTTCTTGTTTGGTTCACAAAAATGTGAGTTTGGGCGAGACTGCTGCTGAAGAACTGTTTGAGTTAGAACCAGGGAATCCCGGAAACTACATTCTTCTGTCCAATATATATGCGTCTAAGGGCATGTGGAATGCTGTAGATAGAGTAAGGGATGCGATGAAGGGGATGGGCTTGAAAAAGAACCCTGGTTGCAGCTGGATTGAGATCAAGAACAAGGTCCATGTTCTTCTAGCTGGAGACAAAGCCCATCCTCAAATGACCCAAATAATTGAGAAGTTGTATAAATTGAGCATGGAGATGAAGAAAGCAGGTTACTATCCAATTTCTGACGTTGTGCTGCAAGATGTTGAGGAACAGGACAAGGAGCAAATCCTGTGTGGGCACAGTGAGAAGTTAGCAGTTGTGCTTGGGCTTCTGAACACTAGTCCAGGGTCTCCACTCCGAGTTATTAAGAATCTTAGAATCTGTGGTGACTGCCATGCTGttataaaatttatatctagCTTTGAAGGGAGGGAAATTTTTGTCAGAGACACAAACCGCTTTCATCATTTTAAAGACGGAGAATGTTCTTGTGCGGATTATTGGTGA
- the LOC131162125 gene encoding E3 ubiquitin-protein ligase ATL23, whose protein sequence is MLVPVFLALFLPCAGMSVVFVVYICLLWYSAGRTSGEPEFHPGAKPRNNKGLSESELEKLPKTTGSAVVMGTECAVCLDDIESDQPVRLIPGCNHGFHIKCADTWLSKHPVCPLCRTKLDPQILNVPPDGDQNPC, encoded by the coding sequence ATGCTGGTTCCGGTGTTCTTGGCGCTGTTTCTACCGTGCGCCGGGATGAGCGTGGTCTTCGTCGTGTACATCTGCCTCTTGTGGTACTCTGCCGGCCGCACCAGCGGCGAGCCGGAGTTTCATCCGGGGGCGAAACCGCGGAACAATAAAGGACTGTCGGAGTCGGAGCTGGAAAAGCTGCCGAAAACTACCGGCAGCGCGGTGGTGATGGGGACAGAGTGCGCCGTCTGCCTCGACGATATCGAGAGTGACCAGCCGGTGCGGCTCATTCCCGGCTGCAACCACGGGTTTCATATAAAGTGCGCCGATACGTGGCTCTCTAAGCACCCGGTGTGTCCTCTCTGCAGGACTAAGCTCGACCCTCAGATCCTCAATGTTCCTCCCGATGGCGATCAAAACCCCTgctaa
- the LOC131162122 gene encoding uncharacterized protein LOC131162122 — translation MRLPKPTVPPMLPYFFFFFFFSDLPGRIVLAQVSIPAKYDGFVYKNGVFSPDAVMIEAFFDPLCPDSRDAWPPLKRALEYYGHAVSLLVHPFALPYHDNAFAACRALHIINKLNTSATYDLLEMFFKRQDKFYNQQTYYLSRAVVVSQMVEFATEAVGNAFYSAVNSGFNDRQTDLMTRVSFKYGCSRGVYGTPFFFVNGFPLPDAGSTIDYNGWRSIIDPLVGKLGAKREEPHFLL, via the exons ATGCGGCTACCAAAGCCCACAGTTCCTCCAATGCTAccatatttcttcttcttcttcttcttctccgaCCTACCCGGTCGGATCGTGCTTGCCCAAGTTTCGATTCCGGCCAAGTATGACGGGTTCGTGTACAAGAACGGCGTATTTAGCCCTGATGCCGTCATGATCGAAGCCTTCTTCGACCCGCTCTGCCCCGACAGCAGGGACGCGTGGCCGCCTCTGAAACGCGCCCTCGAGTACTACGGCCACGCCGTTTCACTACTCGTTCACCCCTTCGCCTTGCC TTACCATGATAATGCTTTTGCTGCTTGCCGTGCCTTGCATATTATAAACAAGCTGAACACATCTGCTACGTATGACTTGTTGGAAATGTTCTTCAAGCGTCAG GATAAGTTTTACAACCAACAAACATACTACCTTTCTAGAGCTGTCGTAGTAAGTCAAATGGTGGAGTTTGCAACGGAAGCAGTTGGGAACGCCTTTTACTCTGCTGTAAATTCTGGCTTCAATGACAGGCAAACTGATCTCATGACAAGGGTTTCCTTCAAG TATGGTTGCTCAAGAGGGGTGTACGGGACACCTTTTTTCTTTGTTAATGGGTTTCCATTGCCTGATGCTGGCTCAACTATAGATTATAATGGATGGAGAAGCATCATCGATCCATTGGTTGGTAAACTAGGTGCGAAGAGGGAGGAACCACATTTCCTTTTATAa
- the LOC131162123 gene encoding pentatricopeptide repeat-containing protein At1g20230 isoform X1: MTQQGLPAFRSFNHAIFQTLNSTAASLTHAQQAHGLLLKTGQSNETRLATKLLSIYAGHLCISDATLVFDSIPQPSVFSFSTLIHALSKLNRSDSVLRLFSRMISQGLLPDSYVLPSAVKACAGLSALKTGRVVHGFASTSGFASDSFVHSSFVHMYLKCGQLGDARMMFDKMPQPDVVTWSALVAGYARCGFADKAKELFFEMRNLGIEANSVSWNGMIAGFSHSGLHLEAVLMLQKMHLQGPSPDGTSISSVLSAVGSLEDLDLGVQIHGYVIKQGLALDKCVVSALIDMYGKCACTSEMLPVFDEMKEMDVGSCNALVAGLSRNGLVEDAIRVFAQFKGQDVELNVVSWTSMIACCSQNGRDAVALDIFREMQVAGVKPNSVTIPSLLPACGSIAALMHGKATHCFSLRRGISDDVYVGSALIDMYAKCGKIQASQLCFSGMPIKNLVCWNAIMSGYAMHGRAKEVLEIFHLMRKSDQEPDFISFTCVLSACSHGGLTEQGWYYFKVMSQEHGIEARMEHYACMVTLLGRAGKLEEAYSMIKKMPFKPDACVWGSLLSSCLVHKNVSLGETAAEELFELEPGNPGNYILLSNIYASKGMWNAVDRVRDAMKGMGLKKNPGCSWIEIKNKVHVLLAGDKAHPQMTQIIEKLYKLSMEMKKAGYYPISDVVLQDVEEQDKEQILCGHSEKLAVVLGLLNTSPGSPLRVIKNLRICGDCHAVIKFISSFEGREIFVRDTNRFHHFKDGECSCADYW, translated from the coding sequence ATGACGCAGCAAGGTCTCCCTGCATTCCGCAGTTTCAACCATGCCATTTTCCAGACCCTCAATTCCACTGCAGCTTCTCTAACGCATGCGCAGCAAGCTCATGGCCTCCTGCTCAAAACCGGTCAATCCAACGAAACCCGTCTCGCCACCAAGCTTCTCTCCATCTACGCCGGTCATCTCTGCATTTCCGATGCAACCCTCGTTTTTGATTCGATCCCACAACCCAGTGTGTTCTCATTCTCTACTCTCATCCATGCCCTTTCGAAGCTCAATCGTTCCGATAGCGTCCTCCGACTGTTTTCTCGAATGATATCACAAGGCCTTTTGCCCGATAGCTACGTGCTACCCAGTGCCGTCAAAGCTTGCGCAGGTTTATCGGCGCTGAAAACCGGACGAGTGGTCCACGGCTTTGCTTCGACATCTGGTTTTGCTTCAGATTCATTTGTTCATTCCTCCTTTGTTCATATGTATCTAAAGTGCGGTCAGTTAGGAGACGCCCGCATGATGTTTGACAAAATGCCCCAACCAGACGTGGTTACTTGGAGTGCTTTGGTTGCAGGTTATGCTCGTTGTGGGTTCGCAGATAAAGCGAAGGAGTTATTTTTTGAAATGAGAAATTTGGGGATTGAGGCCAATTCGGTATCCTGGAATGGGATGATTGCTGGGTTCAGTCATAGTGGGTTACATTTAGAGGCGGTTCTTATGTTGCAGAAGATGCATTTACAGGGACCGAGTCCCGATGGGACAAGCATTTCTAGTGTTTTATCTGCAGTAGGGAGCTTGGAAGATTTGGATTTGGGTGTTCAGATACATGGGTATGTCATCAAGCAGGGTCTTGCATTGGACAAGTGTGTTGTTAGTGCACTTATTGATATGTATGGGAAGTGTGCTTGCACATCTGAGATGTTGCCAGTGTTTGATGAAATGAAAGAAATGGATGTAGGTTCTTGCAATGCCTTGGTAGCAGGGCTCTCACGAAATGGTCTGGTTGAGGATGCAATAAGGGTCTTTGCACAATTCAAGGGCCAAGATGTGGAATTGAATGTTGTGTCTTGGACGTCAATGATTGCTTGTTGCTCCCAAAATGGGAGAGATGCTGTTGCTTTGGATATCTTCAGAGAAATGCAGGTTGCAGGTGTGAAGCCAAACTCTGTAACAATCCCTAGCCTACTACCAGCTTGTGGCAGTATTGCAGCGCTAATGCATGGGAAGGCGACCCATTGCTTCTCTCTTCGAAGGGGAATATCTGATGATGTTTATGTAGGCAGTGCATTAATTGATATGTATGCAAAGTGCGGAAAAATCCAAGCATCACAGCTTTGTTTTAGTGGGATGCCTATTAAAAACTTGGTTTGTTGGAATGCAATTATGAGTGGATATGCAATGCATGGAAGGGCTAAGGAGGTTTTGGAGATTTTCCATTTGATGCGGAAAAGTGACCAGGAGCCTGATTTTATCAGCTTCACTTGCGTGTTATCTGCGTGTAGCCATGGTGGCTTAACAGAACAAGGATGGTATTATTTTAAGGTCATGTCCCAAGAGCATGGGATTGAAGCTAGGATGGAGCATTATGCTTGTATGGTGACGCTTCTAGGTCGTGCAGGAAAACTTGAGGAGGCTTATTCCATGATCAAGAAAATGCCATTTAAACCTGATGCTTGTGTTTGGGGTTCTTTGCTTAGTTCTTGTTTGGTTCACAAAAATGTGAGTTTGGGCGAGACTGCTGCTGAAGAACTGTTTGAGTTAGAACCAGGGAATCCCGGAAACTACATTCTTCTGTCCAATATATATGCGTCTAAGGGCATGTGGAATGCTGTAGATAGAGTAAGGGATGCGATGAAGGGGATGGGCTTGAAAAAGAACCCTGGTTGCAGCTGGATTGAGATCAAGAACAAGGTCCATGTTCTTCTAGCTGGAGACAAAGCCCATCCTCAAATGACCCAAATAATTGAGAAGTTGTATAAATTGAGCATGGAGATGAAGAAAGCAGGTTACTATCCAATTTCTGACGTTGTGCTGCAAGATGTTGAGGAACAGGACAAGGAGCAAATCCTGTGTGGGCACAGTGAGAAGTTAGCAGTTGTGCTTGGGCTTCTGAACACTAGTCCAGGGTCTCCACTCCGAGTTATTAAGAATCTTAGAATCTGTGGTGACTGCCATGCTGttataaaatttatatctagCTTTGAAGGGAGGGAAATTTTTGTCAGAGACACAAACCGCTTTCATCATTTTAAAGACGGAGAATGTTCTTGTGCGGATTATTGGTGA